Proteins found in one Elgaria multicarinata webbii isolate HBS135686 ecotype San Diego chromosome 12, rElgMul1.1.pri, whole genome shotgun sequence genomic segment:
- the RNF214 gene encoding RING finger protein 214: protein MASEQTKDEETEEEEEEEVAAADVGVPSSQPGPCDSDLPKGIASLSLSVSDLSIHKDDSLSLAAADHAHPTVKENREDEHMDEGERDSGIPQRDSSLPVPKDHETSAEPLASPPAEASLLPPPGPSSEELSLPDSDAAVGEQRCALAGEILLLAPPLPRADPSTDQTRAALNCSEAELGSLILQHGRRQNGCPDLEDSPLAASPSGESQGQEGASQKPSQNIAVQTDFKTADLEVNTDQDIEKNLDKMMSERALLKERYQEVLDKQRQVENQLQVQLKHLQQRREEEMKNHQEILKAIQDVTVKREETKKKMEKEKKEFLQKEQDLKAEIEKLCEKGRRLLKEQEEKENKIVSLIAEQSEEKEVWELELDKLKNQHNEINRSTLEETERAWKAEILSLESRKELLVLKLEEAEKEAELHLTYLKSTPPTLETIRPKQEWETRLNRIRMTKESVRDQFNEHIQLVRNGAKLSSLPQIPTPPLPPPPLETDFLLPAFQPNAASLPPRLPFPIGTVPMVMPSADPRVLSFPLLNSSIARPPQPSPPLPAASQGRSSPAAASLVGPRMAPMASLPPPPPGLAGVKAAPEFPRPPPVDKLEKILEKLLTRFPQCNKIQLTGILQQIKAARRTLAGLTMEQLSQLVAAKLAQQQDRGAAVGTQPHGRICSPMFPAPLPQISNPMFLPPAQVSYAGNAPQAPAAACKLCLMCQKLVQPTELHPMACTHVLHKECIKFWAQTNTNDACPFCPSLK from the exons ATGGCATCAGAGCAGACCAAAGACgaggagacggaggaggaggaggaggaggaggtggcggcggcagatGTGGGGGTCCCCAGCAGCCAGCCTGGCCCGTGTGATTCCGACCTACCGAAAGGAATTGCCAGTTTGTCTCTCAG CGTAAGTGACCTTTCTATTCACAAAGATGATAGTCTGTCACTGGCTGCTGCTGACCACGCTCATCCCACAGTCAAGGAGAACCGGGAAGATGAGCACATGGATGAAGGAGAAAGAGATTCTGGGATTCCGCAGAGGGACTCGTCCTTGCCAGTCCCCAAGGACCACGAGACCTCAGCGGAGCCTTTGGCCAGTCCTCCTGCTGAGGCTTCCTTGCTGCCTCCTCCCGGCCCCTCAAGTGAGGAACTCTCTTTGCCTGACTCGGATGCTGCTGTGGGAGAACAGAGATGCGCTCTCGCTGGGGAGATTCTGCTGCTGGCTCCTCCACTTCCACGGGCGGACCCTTCCACGGACCAGACTCGTGCCGCCCTTAACTGCTCCGAGGCTGAGCTGGGATCTTTGATCTTGCAGCATGGCAGGCGGCAGAATGGGTGCCCAGATTTGGAAGACTCACCCTTGGCAGCATCTCCGAGTGGGGAAAGCCAAGGCCAAGAAGGCGCGTCCCAAAAGCCCTCCCAGAACATTGCAGTACAG ACCGACTTCAAGACGGCTGACCTGGAAGTGAACACGGATCAGGACATTGAAAAGAACCTG GATAAAATGATGTCCGAGAGGGCTTTGCTGAAGGAGCGCTACCAGGAAGTGCTCGACAAACAGAGGCAAGTGGAGAATCAACTCCAGGTGCAGCTGAAGCATCTGCAGCAGCGAAGGGAGGAAGAGATGAAGAACCACCAG GAGATCCTGAAGGCTATTCAAGATGTGACTGTAAAACGAGAAGAGACCAAGAAGAAGAtggaaaaggagaagaaggaatttttgcaaaaggagcaggaTCTGAAGGCAGAAATTGAGAAACTCTGTGAGAAGGGCAGGAG GCTGCTGAAGGagcaagaggagaaggagaataaGATTGTTTCGCTCATTGCCGAGCAGTCTGAGGAGAA GGAGGTGtgggagctggagctggacaagCTGAAGAATCAGCACAACGAGATCAACAGGTCAACCCTGGAGGAGACGGAGCGGGCGTGGAAGGCAGAG ATCCTGTCTCTGGAGAGCCGAAAGGAACTGCTGGTGCTGAAGCTGGAGGAGGCAGAAAAAGAAGCGGAGCTGCACCTCACCTACCTCAA GTCGACGCCCCCCACCCTGGAGACCATCCGGCCCAAGCAGGAGTGGGAGACGAGGCTGAACAGGATACGGATGACCAAGGAGAGCGTCCGG GACCAGTTCAACGAACACATCCAGTTGGTGCGCAACGGGGCCAAGCTGAGCAGCCTGCCCCAGATCCCCACgcccccgctgccgccgcccccgCTGGAG acggACTTCCTGCTGCCGGCCTTCCAGCCCAATGCGGCCTCCCTCCCCCCGCGGCTGCCCTTCCCCATCGGGACCGTGCCCATGGTCATGCCCAGCGCGGACCCCCGGgtgctctccttccccctccttaaCTCTTCCATCGCCAGGCCCCCCCAGCCCTCGCCCCCGTTGCCCGCTGCTTCCCAGGGCCGGAGCAGCCCCGCGGCGGCCTCCCTGGTGGGCCCCCGCATGGCCCCCATGGCTTCCCTCCCTCCACCGCCGCCAGGCCTGGCTGGGGTCAAAGCAGCCCCGGAATTCCCCAGACCGCCCCCCGTGGACAAGCTGGAGAAGATCCTGGAGAAACTGCTGACGCGGTTCCCCCAGTGCAACAA GATCCAGCTGACCGGCATCCTGCAGCAGATCAAAGCGGCACGGAGGACCTTGGCAGGACTCACCATGGAGCAGCTGAGCCAGCTGGTGGCAGCCAAGCTGGCCCAGCAGCAGGACAGGGGGGCTGCCGTGGGCACCCAG CCTCATGGCCGGATCTGCTCCCCCATGTTCCCTGCGCCTCTGCCTCAAATCAGCAACCCCATGTTCTTGCCCCCTGCCCAAGTCTCCTACGCGGGGAACGCACCTCAG GCTCCCGCTGCTGCCTGCAAGCTGTGCCTGATGTGCCAGAAGCTGGTCCAGCCCACTGAGCTCCACCCCATGGCCTGTACCCATGTGCTGCACAAGGAG TGCATCAAGTTCTGGGCTCAGACCAACACGAACGACGCCTGCCCCTTCTGCCCCAGCCTGAAATGA